The following are from one region of the Camarhynchus parvulus chromosome 3, STF_HiC, whole genome shotgun sequence genome:
- the C3H2orf50 gene encoding LOW QUALITY PROTEIN: uncharacterized protein C2orf50 homolog (The sequence of the model RefSeq protein was modified relative to this genomic sequence to represent the inferred CDS: inserted 5 bases in 4 codons; substituted 3 bases at 3 genomic stop codons), giving the protein MAKKAGYMVSLKMDKLERGCRIRRNTLVRSQQTGTIPLGQPAPAPSVSXQHPAEQSWQPXAXVATWAWADKQVDQVQQDKIWXEPVEAEQRGRRIWHQIWSFLKDFIQGKRKEQKPLPNCMSVFSSKVPNSTNQTTGSQMNXEPGRALINLNXFSSAAXKRKLEGELQLS; this is encoded by the exons ATGGCTAAAAAGGCTGGGTATATGGTAAGTCTCAAAATGGACAAGCTGGAAAGGGGTTGTAGAATCAGGAGAAATACCTTGGTTAGGTCTCAGCAAACAGGAACCATACCTCTGGGGcaaccagccccagctccttctgtgTCCTAGCAGcacccagctgagcagagctggcaac CTGCATAAGTGGCTACTTGGGCCTGGGCAGACAAGCAGGTAGACCAAGTCCAACAGGATAAGATCTG AGAGCCAGTGGAGGCTGaacagagaggaaggagaatcTG GCACCAGATCTGGAGTTTCCTAAAGGA TTTTATCCAGGGTAAGAGAAAGGAGCAGAAGCCACTGCCAAACTGTATGTCTGTGTTCTCAAGCAAAGTTCCCAACTCAACCAACCAAACTACTGGCAGCCAAATGA atgagcctggcagggctctgatAAATCTGA tcttcagcagtgctgcatgAAAGAGGAAACTTGAGGGTGAGCTCCAGCTTTCTTAG